In the genome of Sphingomonas naphthae, one region contains:
- the purN gene encoding phosphoribosylglycinamide formyltransferase translates to MTKAKLAILISGRGSNMIALAEAARDPACPFEIVRVLSNDPAAAGLAEAERRGIPIWAHSHKGLKRADYDALLDAELRAAGAEYVALAGYMRLLSPGFVAGWAGRMVNIHPSLLPAYKGLDTHNRVLAAGDAEHGCTVHLVTAELDDGPILGQARVPVLPGDDEESLAARVLAEEHRLYARCLADLVSR, encoded by the coding sequence ATGACCAAGGCCAAGCTCGCCATCCTCATCTCCGGGCGCGGCTCGAACATGATCGCCCTCGCCGAAGCGGCGCGCGACCCCGCCTGCCCGTTCGAGATCGTTCGCGTCCTCTCCAACGATCCCGCAGCCGCCGGCCTCGCCGAAGCCGAACGGCGCGGCATCCCGATATGGGCGCACAGCCACAAGGGCCTCAAGCGCGCCGATTATGACGCGCTGCTCGACGCCGAACTGCGCGCCGCCGGGGCCGAATATGTCGCGCTGGCGGGCTATATGCGCCTACTCTCCCCCGGCTTCGTCGCCGGCTGGGCGGGGCGGATGGTGAATATCCACCCCTCGCTGCTGCCCGCCTACAAGGGGCTCGACACCCATAATCGCGTGCTGGCGGCGGGCGATGCCGAGCATGGTTGCACCGTCCACCTCGTCACCGCCGAACTCGACGACGGGCCGATCCTCGGCCAGGCGCGCGTGCCGGTGCTGCCGGGCGACGACGAGGAATCGCTTGCCGCCCGCGTGCTGGCGGAGGAACATCGCCTCTATGCCCGCTGCCTCGCCGATCTCGTGAGCCGATGA
- a CDS encoding MmcQ/YjbR family DNA-binding protein — protein MSPDPQADLARIRAIALALPRAAERVSHGQPVFFIEKGKIFAWFLHDHHGIGITAVAVKTGGEEEQAMLIEQDPDLYYRPAYLAPSGWIGMRLDGASTDWEHVADRIGRSWDMVAPKRLLEMGR, from the coding sequence ATGAGCCCGGACCCGCAAGCCGACCTCGCCCGCATCCGCGCCATCGCGCTCGCCCTCCCCCGCGCCGCCGAGCGGGTGTCGCACGGCCAGCCGGTATTCTTCATCGAGAAGGGCAAGATCTTCGCCTGGTTCCTGCACGATCATCACGGGATCGGCATCACCGCCGTCGCGGTGAAGACCGGCGGCGAGGAGGAGCAGGCGATGCTGATCGAGCAGGATCCCGACCTCTATTACCGCCCCGCCTATCTCGCGCCCTCGGGCTGGATCGGGATGCGGCTCGACGGGGCATCGACCGACTGGGAGCATGTCGCCGACCGGATCGGCCGAAGCTGGGACATGGTGGCGCCCAAGCGCCTGCTGGAGATGGGACGATGA
- the ndk gene encoding nucleoside-diphosphate kinase — protein MTTERTFSIIKPDATRRNLTGGVTKMLEDAGLRIVASKRIHMTKEQAEGFYAVHSERPFFNDLVSFMISGPVVVQVLEGEDAVLANRTVMGATNPANADEGTIRKTYAESIEANSVHGSDSAENAAIEIAYFFKPEEIVG, from the coding sequence ATGACGACCGAACGCACCTTTTCGATCATCAAGCCCGATGCGACCCGTCGCAACCTGACCGGCGGCGTCACCAAGATGCTGGAGGATGCCGGCCTGCGGATCGTCGCGTCCAAGCGCATCCACATGACCAAGGAACAGGCCGAGGGCTTCTACGCCGTCCACAGCGAGCGGCCGTTCTTCAACGATCTGGTCAGCTTCATGATCTCCGGCCCGGTCGTCGTGCAGGTGCTCGAGGGGGAGGACGCCGTTCTCGCCAACCGCACCGTGATGGGCGCCACCAACCCGGCCAACGCCGACGAGGGCACCATCCGCAAGACCTATGCCGAATCGATCGAGGCGAACTCGGTCCATGGTTCGGACAGCGCGGAGAATGCGGCGATCGAGATCGCCTACTTCTTCAAGCCGGAAGAGATTGTCGGCTGA
- a CDS encoding DNA polymerase III subunit chi: protein MQVDLYELTRDPVERILLRIAERVTGQGGRLLVVAADETLARRIDSFLWDHDPAAFVPHGRAGGAGETRQPILIADDVVPTNEAKSVALADGIWREAALGFERAFHFFDEATVDAARAAWRTLKDREGVTRNFWRQDGGKWVKVA from the coding sequence ATGCAGGTCGATCTCTACGAACTGACCCGCGACCCGGTCGAACGCATCCTGCTGCGCATCGCCGAGCGGGTGACCGGGCAGGGCGGACGGCTGCTCGTCGTCGCGGCGGACGAGACGCTGGCGCGGCGGATCGACAGTTTCCTGTGGGATCATGACCCCGCCGCCTTCGTCCCCCACGGCCGCGCCGGCGGGGCGGGGGAGACGCGCCAGCCGATCCTGATCGCGGACGATGTGGTGCCGACCAACGAGGCGAAATCGGTCGCGCTGGCCGACGGCATCTGGCGGGAAGCGGCGCTGGGCTTCGAGCGCGCTTTTCATTTCTTCGATGAAGCCACCGTAGACGCGGCGCGGGCGGCGTGGCGGACGCTGAAGGATCGCGAGGGGGTGACGCGCAATTTCTGGCGGCAGGACGGCGGTAAGTGGGTCAAAGTGGCGTGA
- a CDS encoding leucyl aminopeptidase, whose product MDILFADTLPADAVAIRPVLAADAAALPGAAAFRFAGKPGTMLDTLAGDARTLTIGVGEGDLAAADKLGSALVARLLASGTVAAAVDLSGLAIEDKPAFAARVALAARLRSWRHDVYRTKLAEEARPTLRTLTIVGAGEGAEAAWADGAGVSEGVAFTRTLVAEPANIIYPESFVARAKAALEGTGVEIEVLGEAEMREAGMGALLGVSQGSDREAQLLVMKYDGSGGTREPVALVGKGVTFDTGGISLKPPAGMEDMKWDMGGAGAVAGTMLALARRKAKAHVVGICGLVENMPSGGAQRPGDVVTTMSGQTVEVINTDAEGRLVLCDAITWTQKRFAPKTIVDLATLTGAMIISLGHEFGGIFSNDDSLAAELTAAATAVGEPLWRMPMADAFDKMIDSPIADMKNVGPREGGSITAAQFIKRYVDEGVRWAHLDIAGMVWSSKPGTFFEKGATGYGVRLLDRFIADNFER is encoded by the coding sequence ATCGACATCCTATTCGCCGATACCCTTCCCGCGGACGCCGTGGCGATCCGCCCGGTCCTGGCCGCCGACGCCGCCGCCCTTCCGGGCGCCGCGGCGTTCCGCTTCGCCGGCAAGCCCGGCACGATGCTGGACACGCTGGCCGGTGACGCGCGCACGCTGACGATCGGCGTGGGCGAGGGCGATCTGGCGGCGGCGGACAAATTGGGGTCGGCGCTGGTGGCCCGGCTGCTCGCCTCGGGCACGGTTGCGGCGGCTGTCGATCTGTCGGGCCTCGCGATCGAAGACAAGCCGGCCTTCGCGGCTCGGGTGGCGCTGGCGGCGCGGCTGCGCTCGTGGCGGCACGACGTCTATCGCACCAAGCTGGCCGAAGAGGCCAGGCCGACGCTCAGGACGCTGACGATCGTGGGCGCGGGCGAGGGGGCGGAGGCCGCCTGGGCCGATGGCGCGGGCGTGTCGGAGGGCGTCGCCTTCACCCGCACGCTGGTCGCCGAGCCGGCCAACATCATCTATCCCGAGAGCTTCGTCGCCCGCGCCAAAGCGGCGCTGGAGGGCACCGGCGTCGAGATCGAGGTGCTGGGCGAGGCCGAGATGCGCGAAGCCGGCATGGGCGCGCTTTTGGGCGTGTCGCAGGGATCGGACCGCGAGGCGCAGCTTCTCGTGATGAAATATGACGGCAGCGGCGGCACGAGGGAGCCGGTCGCGCTGGTCGGCAAGGGCGTCACCTTCGACACCGGCGGCATCTCGCTCAAGCCGCCCGCCGGCATGGAGGATATGAAGTGGGACATGGGCGGCGCGGGCGCCGTCGCCGGTACGATGCTGGCGCTCGCCAGGCGCAAGGCCAAGGCGCATGTCGTCGGCATCTGCGGCCTGGTCGAGAACATGCCCTCGGGCGGCGCGCAGCGGCCGGGCGACGTGGTCACCACCATGTCGGGCCAGACCGTCGAGGTCATCAACACCGATGCCGAGGGCCGGCTGGTGCTGTGCGACGCGATCACCTGGACGCAGAAGCGCTTCGCCCCCAAGACGATCGTCGATCTGGCGACCTTGACCGGGGCGATGATCATCTCGCTCGGCCATGAGTTCGGCGGCATCTTCTCCAACGACGATTCGCTGGCGGCCGAGCTGACGGCGGCCGCGACGGCGGTGGGCGAGCCCTTGTGGCGGATGCCGATGGCGGATGCGTTCGACAAGATGATCGACTCGCCGATCGCCGACATGAAGAATGTCGGCCCGCGCGAGGGCGGATCGATCACGGCGGCGCAATTCATCAAGCGCTACGTCGACGAAGGCGTGCGCTGGGCGCATCTCGACATCGCCGGCATGGTCTGGTCGTCGAAGCCGGGCACGTTCTTCGAAAAGGGCGCGACGGGCTATGGCGTGCGCCTGCTCGACCGCTTCATCGCCGACAATTTCGAGCGATAA